From one Chryseobacterium sp. 3008163 genomic stretch:
- a CDS encoding 5-(carboxyamino)imidazole ribonucleotide synthase gives MKIGILGGGQLGRMLIQEALKYDDEFYTLDPASDAPCHNISYFTQGSFNDYETVLDFGKDKDVVTIEIEHVNADALAELENQGVKVVPNAQIIKTIQQKILQKEFYKEHNIPSPDFEIMDGSSDEIKIAFPFVQKLNTGGYDGKGVQIIHSSEDLRNLWTEDSVLENLVDIDKELSVIVAINENGETKTFPVTEMVADPKLNLLDFNICPVFLSEEIENQIDSITEKFLNAVNSPGLFAIELFLDKEGKVWVNETAPRLHNSGHQSQEGNANSQFEQMYRVVKNLPLADTDAIIYSGMLNLVGAEGFSGKVIYEGMEEVLKLPETYIHLYGKTETKPGRKMGHINVLADSREELMEKLVEVKAMVRVIA, from the coding sequence ATGAAAATAGGAATTTTAGGAGGCGGACAGCTCGGCAGAATGTTGATTCAGGAAGCACTGAAGTATGATGATGAATTTTACACTTTAGATCCGGCTTCAGATGCGCCTTGTCACAATATTTCATATTTTACACAAGGAAGTTTCAATGATTATGAAACCGTTTTAGATTTCGGGAAAGATAAAGATGTTGTTACGATTGAAATCGAACACGTCAATGCAGATGCTTTGGCAGAACTTGAAAATCAAGGGGTGAAAGTGGTTCCGAATGCTCAGATTATTAAAACCATTCAGCAAAAAATTCTCCAGAAGGAATTCTATAAAGAACATAATATTCCAAGTCCGGATTTTGAAATTATGGACGGAAGTTCAGACGAAATAAAGATCGCTTTCCCATTTGTACAGAAACTCAATACCGGCGGTTACGACGGAAAAGGTGTACAGATTATCCATTCTTCAGAAGATTTGAGAAATCTGTGGACGGAAGATTCAGTTCTGGAAAATCTGGTCGATATTGATAAAGAACTTTCTGTGATTGTTGCCATCAATGAAAACGGAGAAACCAAAACCTTCCCCGTAACAGAAATGGTTGCCGATCCGAAATTAAACTTGCTTGATTTTAATATCTGTCCGGTTTTTTTAAGTGAAGAGATTGAAAATCAGATTGATTCAATTACAGAGAAATTTTTGAATGCTGTCAATTCTCCGGGATTGTTTGCCATTGAATTGTTTTTAGACAAAGAAGGAAAAGTCTGGGTGAATGAAACGGCTCCGAGATTGCACAATTCTGGACATCAAAGTCAAGAAGGGAATGCCAATTCCCAGTTCGAACAAATGTATCGCGTAGTGAAAAACTTACCTTTAGCCGATACTGATGCCATTATTTATAGTGGAATGCTGAATTTGGTCGGTGCAGAAGGCTTTTCCGGGAAAGTAATTTATGAAGGAATGGAAGAGGTTTTAAAGCTTCCTGAAACATATATTCACCTTTACGGAAAGACGGAAACCAAACCCGGAAGAAAAATGGGGCACATCAATGTTCTGGCAGATTCCAGAGAAGAGCTGATGGAGAAATTGGTGGAAGTGAAAGCGATGGTGAGAGTGATTGCTTAA
- a CDS encoding cation:proton antiporter, with protein sequence MILSIHNLSLPFEDPVLKFLLVLIIILAAPLLLNKIKVPHLLGLIIAGAIIGPNGFNVLARDSSIVVTGTTGLLYIMFLAGLEIDMGDFKKNKWKSLTFGLYTFIVPFVLGFLGGHYILNFSVLTSVLFASLFSSHTLIAYPLVSKLGIAKNLSVNITVGGTMITDVLALLVLAIIVGMSQGDVGTAFWVKLSVSFIVFGLIVLLVFPIIGRWFFKKVDDKISQYIFVLVMIYLAALLAELAGVEAIIGAFFAGLALNRLIPHTSSLMNRVEFVGNAIFIPFFLISVGMLIDFKVFFKSWETLEVAAVMLVASIVGKYVSAVATQKTFKLTREEGKLIFGLSSASAAATLAAVMVGYNIILSESETGEPVRLLNEHVLNGSILLILISCTVSSFVSMSSAQKIAESDQEDTVSGNNHEEENILLALNYEKTVERMVNLGILIKAHSNIEDFFALNVINEDKNESSVKNAEKLLHQATDTAASADVKLQALKRYDNDVINGVNNVIKEQKITDLIIGLEDEKGFSTSFAHNLYNGYLQNDDVNVFVYHAAQPLSTIKKYAVMIPENAHKEAGFFHALVRVWNIARNSGATIVFYAPENILNILQKIIKKANIEAEFIIMNTWKDGEETAAQIKEDEGLIIFMAKRGMQSYLPRMRMIPELLNGRLHDNNYLLIFPYSEFKQESIERRSVGNHDDFMEIGNVIMKIFK encoded by the coding sequence ATGATTTTAAGCATACACAACCTTAGCCTTCCCTTTGAAGACCCTGTTCTGAAATTTTTGCTGGTTTTGATTATAATTTTAGCGGCGCCACTTTTACTGAACAAAATTAAAGTTCCCCATCTTTTAGGGTTGATTATCGCCGGAGCCATCATTGGTCCCAACGGATTTAATGTTTTGGCAAGAGACAGCAGCATAGTTGTTACAGGAACTACGGGACTACTTTATATCATGTTTCTCGCCGGACTCGAAATCGACATGGGAGATTTCAAGAAAAACAAATGGAAAAGTCTCACATTCGGACTCTATACTTTTATTGTACCCTTTGTTTTAGGATTTTTGGGAGGTCATTATATTTTAAATTTCTCTGTACTGACTTCTGTACTTTTTGCAAGTTTATTTTCTTCACATACACTCATCGCTTATCCGTTAGTAAGCAAATTAGGAATTGCAAAAAACCTGTCTGTCAACATCACAGTCGGCGGAACGATGATTACGGATGTTCTAGCCCTTTTGGTTTTAGCTATTATTGTCGGAATGTCACAAGGTGATGTGGGAACAGCTTTTTGGGTAAAACTTTCGGTTTCATTTATTGTTTTCGGACTGATTGTTTTACTGGTTTTTCCGATAATTGGAAGATGGTTTTTCAAAAAAGTGGATGATAAAATTTCGCAGTATATTTTTGTATTGGTAATGATATATCTTGCTGCGTTATTGGCAGAATTGGCAGGTGTAGAAGCGATTATCGGAGCATTCTTTGCAGGTTTGGCATTAAACAGACTTATTCCTCATACTTCTTCACTGATGAACCGTGTTGAATTTGTCGGAAACGCCATCTTCATTCCTTTTTTCCTGATCAGCGTAGGAATGCTGATTGATTTTAAAGTATTTTTCAAAAGCTGGGAAACACTCGAAGTCGCAGCCGTGATGTTGGTGGCCTCGATTGTTGGGAAATATGTCTCGGCGGTGGCAACCCAAAAAACATTTAAACTAACAAGAGAAGAAGGGAAATTAATTTTTGGATTAAGTTCTGCCTCTGCAGCCGCAACTTTGGCAGCTGTAATGGTTGGTTACAACATTATTCTTTCTGAAAGTGAAACCGGTGAACCTGTGAGATTATTAAACGAACACGTTCTGAACGGAAGTATTTTATTGATTTTAATTTCATGTACCGTTTCTTCTTTCGTATCCATGTCGAGCGCACAGAAAATTGCTGAAAGCGACCAGGAAGACACCGTTTCAGGGAATAATCATGAGGAGGAAAACATTCTTTTAGCTTTAAATTATGAAAAAACGGTAGAAAGAATGGTTAATTTGGGAATTTTGATTAAAGCCCATTCCAATATTGAAGATTTTTTTGCTTTAAATGTCATTAATGAAGATAAAAATGAATCTTCCGTAAAAAATGCTGAAAAACTTCTGCATCAGGCAACTGATACTGCAGCTTCGGCTGACGTGAAACTGCAGGCTTTGAAAAGGTACGATAACGACGTAATCAACGGCGTAAACAATGTGATCAAAGAACAGAAAATTACAGATTTAATTATCGGATTGGAAGATGAAAAAGGCTTTTCCACTTCGTTTGCACATAATCTGTACAACGGATATCTGCAGAATGATGATGTGAATGTTTTCGTTTATCATGCTGCCCAACCACTTTCTACCATTAAAAAATACGCAGTAATGATTCCTGAAAACGCACATAAAGAAGCAGGATTTTTTCACGCGCTCGTTCGTGTTTGGAATATTGCAAGGAATTCGGGTGCCACGATTGTCTTTTATGCTCCAGAAAATATTCTCAATATTTTACAGAAAATCATTAAAAAAGCCAATATTGAAGCTGAATTTATCATTATGAATACATGGAAAGACGGCGAAGAAACAGCAGCTCAAATTAAAGAAGATGAAGGTCTGATTATTTTTATGGCGAAAAGAGGAATGCAATCTTATCTTCCAAGAATGAGAATGATTCCCGAGCTTTTGAACGGAAGACTTCATGATAACAATTATCTCTTGATTTTCCCTTATTCAGAATTTAAGCAGGAAAGTATTGAAAGACGTTCAGTAGGAAATCATGATGATTTTATGGAAATCGGGAATGTGATTATGAAGATTTTTAAGTAG
- a CDS encoding sulfite exporter TauE/SafE family protein, protein MSEIIILFLGAISAGLLGSLTGLGGGVIIIPLLTLGFGVPMHYAIGASLISVIGTSSGAAVAFVKEGFTNMRIGMFLEIATTAGAIVGALVSGMLNPNTIGIIFASILLLTVILNLKGKPDHQEPRIKGSLEDKLKLYGTFPDKGILKSYSARNTVPGFFMMMFAGAMSGLLGIGSGALKVLAMDNMMRLPFKVSTTTSNFMIGVTAVASSLIYFQRGEIIPVIVAPVLVGVVVGSFIGSKTLMVSKTKKLKTFFAIVITILSVYMMYNGIRSNFS, encoded by the coding sequence ATGTCGGAGATTATTATTCTTTTTCTTGGCGCTATCTCAGCAGGTCTTTTGGGTTCACTTACCGGTTTAGGAGGAGGTGTTATCATCATCCCTTTACTGACGCTGGGTTTTGGCGTGCCGATGCATTATGCAATCGGAGCTTCACTGATTTCGGTAATCGGAACTTCTTCCGGAGCTGCCGTAGCTTTTGTAAAAGAAGGCTTTACCAATATGAGAATCGGGATGTTTCTGGAGATTGCCACGACTGCCGGTGCCATTGTTGGTGCTTTGGTTTCCGGAATGCTGAATCCTAATACGATCGGAATTATCTTCGCAAGTATACTTTTGCTTACCGTTATCTTAAATCTTAAAGGAAAGCCTGATCATCAGGAACCCAGAATTAAAGGGTCTTTAGAAGATAAATTAAAACTCTATGGAACTTTTCCAGACAAAGGAATTCTAAAAAGTTATTCAGCAAGAAATACCGTTCCCGGTTTTTTTATGATGATGTTTGCGGGCGCAATGTCCGGACTTTTAGGAATTGGTTCCGGCGCTTTGAAAGTTTTGGCAATGGATAACATGATGAGGTTGCCGTTCAAGGTTTCTACCACGACAAGTAACTTTATGATTGGCGTAACTGCCGTTGCAAGTTCACTGATTTATTTCCAGAGAGGTGAAATTATTCCTGTAATTGTAGCTCCTGTTTTGGTAGGCGTTGTTGTTGGAAGTTTCATCGGATCTAAAACTTTAATGGTTTCAAAAACGAAGAAGCTAAAGACATTTTTTGCCATCGTGATTACGATTCTTTCAGTGTATATGATGTATAACGGAATTAGAAGCAACTTCTCATGA